The following are from one region of the Canis lupus familiaris isolate Mischka breed German Shepherd chromosome 30, alternate assembly UU_Cfam_GSD_1.0, whole genome shotgun sequence genome:
- the LOC119877752 gene encoding V-type proton ATPase subunit E 2-like produces the protein MGPQQRSAIEKVLGVYQGLLDKLVLQGLLRLLEPVVIIRCRPQDLLLVEAAVLKAIPEYMAVSHKCVEVQVDQEVHLSMNAAGGVEVYSGNQRIKVSNTLESRLDLLAQQKMPEIRKALFGANANRKFFI, from the exons ATGGGCCCACAGCAAAGATCAGCCATTGAAAAG GTTCTGGGAGTCTACCAGGGGCTCCTGGATAAACTAGTGCTCCAGGGTCTGCTCCGGCTGCTGGAGCCCGTGGTAATTATACGCTGCAGGCCACAGGACCTCCTCCTGGTGGAGGCTGCAGTGCTAAAAGCCATCCCTGAGTACATGGCAGTCTCCCATAAATGTGTGGAAGTCCAAGTTGATCAAGAGGTGCACCTGTCTATGAATGCAGCTGGAGGTGTGGAGGTCTACAGTGGCAATCAGAGAATAAAGGTTTCCAATACCCTAGAAAGTCGACTGGATCTCTTAGCCCAACAAAAGATGCCTGAAATACGAAAGGCCTTGTTTGGAGCCAATGCCAAcagaaagttctttatataa